A genomic window from Qipengyuania oceanensis includes:
- a CDS encoding ribosomal protein L7/L12: MEPLLAIVVAIGAIVLVLAIFLRFRRGGEDMIARQKRKTIAALERAPSGQREVAPDTARSDVEALLAVPDIRDALQKGRKVEAIRLVRERAGIGLKEAKELVERATRR; encoded by the coding sequence ATGGAACCCCTTCTCGCCATTGTCGTCGCGATCGGGGCGATCGTCCTCGTCCTCGCCATCTTCCTGCGCTTCCGGCGCGGCGGGGAGGACATGATCGCGCGGCAGAAGCGCAAGACCATCGCCGCGCTCGAGCGAGCACCGTCCGGCCAGCGCGAGGTCGCGCCCGACACCGCGCGCTCGGACGTGGAAGCGCTGCTCGCCGTGCCCGACATCCGCGATGCCCTGCAGAAGGGCCGCAAGGTGGAGGCGATCAGGCTGGTGCGCGAGCGCGCCGGGATCGGCCTCAAGGAAGCGAAGGAGCTGGTCGAACGCGCCACCCGGCGCTGA
- the uvrA gene encoding excinuclease ABC subunit UvrA, with amino-acid sequence MALTKISVKGAREHNLKGIDIDLPRDSLIVITGLSGSGKSSLAFDTIYAEGQRRYVESLSAYARQFLEMMQKPDVEHIDGLSPAISIEQKTTSRNPRSTVATVTEIYDYMRLLWARVGVPYSPATGLPIEAQTVSNMVDRVMELPEGTRLYLLAPVVRGRKGEYRKELAEWQKAGFTRVRIDGEMYGIEEAPALDKKFKHDIEVVVDRIAVKDGIQTRLADSFETALKLAEGLAFVDLADGVVPGRESEAEGGGAMKGAGLPANRIVFSEKFACPVSGFTIEEIEPRLFSFNAPQGACPTCDGIGEKQLFDSQLVVPNEALSLKKGAVVPWAKSNPPSPYYMQVLASLAKEFEFSLETPWEDFDQEIRDIILHGTRGRAIPLTFKDGRKQYTVKKPFEGVIGNLNRRLLQTESAWMREELSKFQTAQPCETCNGKRLNEKALAVKVGPGDKATDIATPTKMSVSDAKDWFLALPDQLNDTQSQIAKAILKEINERLGFLDNVGLDYLNLDRTSGTLSGGESQRIRLASQIGSGLSGVLYVLDEPSIGLHQRDNDRLLETLKRLRDLGNTVIVVEHDEDAIRQADYVVDLGPGAGVRGGEIVAQGTLKQVLKSKKSLTADYLTGRREIAVPATRRKGNGHKLTVHGARANNLKDVTASIPLGTFACVTGVSGSGKSSFTIDTLYASAARQLNGARVVAGAHDKVTGLEYCDKVIEIDQSPIGRTPRSNPATYTGAFTNIRDWFAGLPEAQARGYKPGRFSFNVKGGRCEACQGDGLIKIEMHFLPDVYVTCEECGGKRYNRETLEVKFKGLSIADVLDMTIEDAETFFKAVPPIRDKMHMLNEVGLGYVKVGQQATTLSGGEAQRVKLAKELSKRSTGQTLYILDEPTTGLHFEDVRKLLEVLHRLVDQGNSVVVIEHNLDVIKTADFILDLGPDGGVRGGEIVAQGTPEEVAREPRSFTGQYLQPMLAKAKPAKAKPATASDKARSSGKAKAETEPAE; translated from the coding sequence ATGGCACTCACGAAGATCAGCGTCAAAGGCGCGCGCGAACATAATCTCAAAGGCATCGACATCGATCTGCCGCGCGACAGCCTGATCGTGATCACGGGGCTGTCCGGGTCGGGCAAGTCGAGCCTGGCTTTCGACACGATCTATGCCGAGGGGCAGCGGCGCTACGTGGAGTCGCTGAGCGCGTACGCGCGGCAGTTCCTCGAGATGATGCAGAAGCCCGATGTCGAGCATATCGACGGCCTGTCTCCGGCCATCTCCATCGAGCAAAAGACCACCAGCCGCAATCCGCGCTCGACCGTGGCGACGGTCACCGAAATCTACGATTACATGCGCCTTCTGTGGGCACGGGTGGGCGTGCCTTATTCGCCGGCCACCGGCCTGCCGATCGAGGCCCAGACTGTCTCCAACATGGTCGACCGGGTGATGGAACTGCCCGAAGGCACGCGGCTGTACCTGCTCGCCCCCGTGGTCCGCGGACGCAAGGGCGAATACCGCAAGGAACTGGCCGAGTGGCAGAAGGCGGGCTTCACCCGCGTGCGGATCGACGGCGAGATGTACGGCATCGAGGAAGCACCCGCGCTCGACAAGAAATTCAAGCACGATATCGAGGTCGTGGTCGACCGGATCGCCGTGAAGGACGGTATCCAGACGCGCCTGGCCGACAGTTTCGAAACCGCGCTCAAGCTGGCCGAGGGGCTTGCCTTCGTCGATCTCGCCGATGGCGTGGTGCCGGGGCGCGAGAGCGAAGCCGAAGGTGGCGGCGCGATGAAGGGTGCGGGTCTGCCTGCTAACCGCATCGTCTTTTCCGAGAAGTTCGCCTGCCCGGTGTCCGGTTTCACGATCGAGGAGATCGAGCCGCGGCTGTTTTCCTTCAATGCGCCGCAGGGGGCATGCCCGACCTGTGACGGTATCGGCGAGAAGCAGCTGTTCGACTCGCAGCTGGTCGTGCCGAACGAGGCGCTCAGCCTCAAGAAGGGCGCGGTGGTGCCGTGGGCCAAGTCCAACCCGCCGTCGCCTTATTACATGCAGGTGCTCGCCAGCCTGGCGAAGGAGTTCGAATTTAGTCTCGAGACGCCGTGGGAGGATTTCGACCAGGAGATCCGCGACATCATTCTCCATGGCACGCGGGGCCGCGCGATCCCGCTCACCTTCAAGGACGGGCGCAAGCAATACACGGTCAAGAAGCCGTTCGAGGGCGTGATCGGCAATCTGAACCGCCGGCTGCTGCAGACCGAGAGCGCGTGGATGCGCGAGGAGCTGTCGAAGTTCCAGACCGCGCAGCCGTGCGAAACCTGCAACGGCAAGCGCCTCAACGAGAAGGCGCTGGCGGTAAAGGTCGGGCCGGGCGACAAGGCGACCGACATCGCCACGCCGACCAAGATGAGCGTTTCCGACGCGAAGGACTGGTTCCTCGCGCTGCCCGACCAGCTCAACGACACGCAGAGCCAGATCGCCAAGGCCATCCTGAAGGAGATCAACGAGCGGCTCGGCTTCCTCGACAACGTCGGGCTCGATTATCTCAACCTCGACCGGACCAGCGGCACGCTGTCGGGCGGGGAAAGCCAGCGCATCCGCCTCGCCAGCCAGATCGGCTCGGGCCTGTCGGGCGTGCTCTACGTGCTCGACGAGCCGAGCATCGGCCTTCACCAACGCGACAACGACCGGCTGCTGGAAACCCTCAAGCGGTTGCGCGATCTCGGCAATACGGTGATCGTGGTCGAGCATGACGAGGACGCGATCCGCCAGGCGGACTACGTGGTGGACCTCGGGCCGGGCGCGGGCGTGCGCGGCGGCGAGATCGTGGCGCAGGGCACACTGAAACAGGTGCTGAAGTCCAAAAAGTCGCTCACCGCCGATTACCTCACCGGGCGGCGCGAGATCGCGGTCCCGGCCACCCGCCGCAAGGGCAACGGGCACAAGCTGACCGTTCACGGCGCGCGGGCGAACAACCTCAAGGACGTGACCGCCTCGATCCCGCTCGGCACCTTCGCCTGCGTCACCGGCGTGTCCGGTTCGGGCAAGTCGTCCTTCACCATCGACACCCTCTACGCCTCCGCCGCGCGCCAGTTGAACGGGGCGAGGGTGGTCGCGGGCGCGCACGACAAGGTCACCGGCCTCGAATATTGCGACAAGGTGATCGAGATCGACCAGTCGCCAATCGGCCGCACCCCGCGCTCCAACCCGGCGACCTATACCGGCGCCTTCACCAACATCCGCGACTGGTTCGCCGGCCTGCCCGAAGCGCAGGCGCGCGGCTACAAGCCGGGCCGTTTCAGCTTCAACGTCAAGGGCGGCCGGTGCGAGGCGTGCCAGGGCGACGGGCTGATCAAGATCGAGATGCACTTCCTGCCCGACGTCTACGTCACCTGCGAGGAATGCGGCGGCAAGCGCTACAACCGCGAAACGCTGGAGGTGAAGTTCAAGGGGCTGTCGATCGCCGACGTGCTCGACATGACGATCGAGGATGCGGAAACCTTCTTCAAGGCCGTCCCGCCGATCCGCGACAAGATGCACATGCTGAACGAGGTCGGCCTCGGCTACGTCAAGGTCGGCCAGCAGGCGACGACGCTCTCGGGCGGCGAGGCGCAGCGCGTGAAGCTCGCCAAGGAACTGTCGAAACGCAGCACCGGGCAGACGCTCTACATCCTCGACGAGCCGACTACGGGCCTCCATTTCGAAGATGTGAGGAAGCTGCTCGAAGTGCTCCACCGGCTGGTCGACCAGGGCAATTCGGTGGTCGTGATCGAGCACAATCTGGACGTCATCAAGACCGCCGACTTCATCCTCGACCTGGGGCCGGACGGCGGCGTGCGCGGCGGCGAGATCGTGGCGCAGGGCACGCCGGAGGAGGTGGCACGCGAACCGCGCTCCTTCACCGGGCAGTATCTCCAGCCGATGCTCGCCAAGGCGAAACCGGCCAAGGCGAAACCGGCGACGGCTTCGGACAAGGCCCGGTCTTCGGGCAAGGCGAAAGCGGAAACCGAGCCGGCGGAGTAA
- a CDS encoding lysozyme has translation MPPQAIKKWWTDIDERQEKTTKHRQDDAENTDHAGARDGEIRQREAAGYVVSTYPSSQLMAPRDSKPYGHPIRTIQSSRRAQSVPKAMARQTTPAKPGNDLLGRIKRKRAIRQDLRQMRIEKGLRSKTKRKKMAVALGASAITLNTAAVGTGAFYMPSAAMASAQFQDPTQVRVPASQILVSDQMKMALIEEEGMHHTVYADPVGYLTVGVGHLVIPKDNLKVGDRISQGRMALLLEQDLRIAEDAVVQLVGDLPLYQHEFDALVDLVFNVGAGNLSPEESPKLNRAIEVGDYEAIAEELAYHNAAGQKLKGLEYRSDRREKIFMEASYDNPRSQSEVTRT, from the coding sequence GTGCCGCCCCAAGCAATAAAGAAATGGTGGACCGATATCGATGAACGACAGGAAAAAACGACGAAGCACCGGCAAGATGATGCCGAAAACACTGACCATGCGGGGGCTCGGGACGGAGAGATACGGCAGCGTGAGGCTGCTGGATACGTGGTCAGCACGTATCCTTCCTCTCAACTGATGGCCCCGCGCGACAGCAAGCCGTACGGCCACCCCATCCGGACGATCCAGTCCAGCCGAAGGGCGCAGAGCGTGCCGAAGGCGATGGCGCGTCAGACAACCCCGGCCAAACCCGGCAATGACCTGCTCGGGCGTATAAAGCGAAAACGGGCAATCCGGCAGGATCTGCGACAGATGCGGATCGAGAAGGGTCTGCGGTCGAAAACCAAGCGCAAGAAGATGGCCGTCGCCTTGGGAGCGAGTGCCATTACGCTGAACACGGCGGCCGTCGGTACGGGCGCTTTCTACATGCCATCGGCGGCAATGGCCTCTGCCCAATTCCAGGATCCGACCCAGGTGCGTGTGCCCGCTTCACAGATTCTCGTAAGCGATCAGATGAAGATGGCGCTGATCGAGGAAGAAGGGATGCATCATACGGTCTACGCGGACCCCGTCGGATATCTGACAGTCGGCGTGGGGCACCTGGTGATCCCGAAGGACAATCTGAAGGTGGGCGACAGGATATCGCAAGGTCGCATGGCGCTCCTCCTGGAACAGGACCTGCGCATCGCCGAGGATGCGGTGGTGCAGCTAGTCGGCGATCTGCCTCTCTACCAGCACGAATTCGACGCGCTGGTCGATCTCGTCTTCAACGTCGGTGCGGGTAATCTTTCTCCCGAAGAAAGCCCTAAACTGAACCGTGCCATCGAGGTCGGCGACTACGAAGCGATCGCGGAAGAACTCGCTTATCACAACGCGGCGGGCCAGAAGCTGAAGGGTCTCGAATATCGCAGCGACCGGCGGGAGAAGATCTTCATGGAAGCCAGTTACGATAACCCGAGGTCGCAATCGGAGGTCACCCGCACCTGA
- a CDS encoding ABC transporter ATP-binding protein: MKLRARSLSVERRGKAILGPLDLELEAGTITAICGPNGAGKSTLLTMLAGLEKPSGGAVALDDRPLAALHPRERARAIGYLPQDGGVAWDVSVRNVVALGRLPYRDATPQSIDAALAALDLLDFADRPVSSLSGGERARALLARVLAGEPRWILADEPLAALDLAHQLALLDVLRRQSRDGTGVVLVVHDLAVAMNHADRVVVLDKGRVAADGAPQSALSAEIIREVWGVETSWQGKEGAKALSF; the protein is encoded by the coding sequence ATGAAGCTTCGCGCACGATCGCTGTCGGTGGAGCGGCGCGGGAAAGCGATCCTCGGACCGCTCGATCTCGAACTGGAAGCGGGCACGATCACCGCGATCTGCGGCCCCAACGGCGCAGGCAAATCGACGCTGCTCACAATGCTTGCCGGATTGGAGAAGCCCTCCGGCGGTGCTGTCGCGCTCGATGATCGACCGCTGGCAGCGCTGCACCCGCGCGAGCGCGCACGAGCGATCGGCTATTTGCCGCAGGACGGGGGCGTCGCTTGGGACGTGTCGGTCCGCAATGTCGTCGCGCTCGGTCGGTTGCCATATCGCGATGCGACGCCACAGAGCATCGACGCGGCGCTCGCAGCGCTGGACCTCCTGGACTTCGCGGATCGACCCGTCTCGAGCCTGTCGGGCGGTGAAAGAGCGCGCGCACTCCTCGCGAGGGTGCTTGCCGGCGAGCCGCGCTGGATACTCGCCGACGAGCCGCTGGCTGCGCTGGACCTCGCGCACCAGCTCGCCTTGCTCGACGTGCTGAGACGGCAGTCGCGAGACGGGACCGGCGTGGTGCTGGTCGTCCATGATCTCGCCGTCGCGATGAACCACGCCGATCGCGTCGTGGTGCTCGACAAGGGCAGGGTGGCTGCGGATGGCGCACCGCAAAGCGCGCTCTCGGCCGAGATTATCCGCGAGGTGTGGGGCGTCGAGACATCGTGGCAAGGAAAAGAGGGCGCGAAGGCCCTCTCCTTTTAG
- a CDS encoding FecCD family ABC transporter permease → MTRLTAILLGLIALAVPLSLLAGRVWIDPANTPNAAVILMELRLPRAVLALVIGSGLGAAGAAMQGYLRNPLADPGLFGIAPGAALGAVLALFLASRGAGIDTAHVLPIFALAGGAGAMALLVLIAGRSGGIALFTLAGLMVASLAGALTSLVISMAPNAFAMGEIVSWLMGALTDRGWSDVWLAAPLTMVGIVLLRLAGPSLDAMMLGEAAGRSLGVRPALVQALLVLGTGLTVGSGVAVAGIIGFVGLMVPHLVRPFTDRRPSRLIAPSALAGGLMLLLADMVVRVLPLVTELRLGIALSLLGAPFFLALLLRMRRGLA, encoded by the coding sequence ATGACACGCCTCACCGCCATTCTCCTCGGCCTGATCGCCCTCGCCGTGCCGCTCTCGTTGCTCGCCGGACGCGTGTGGATCGATCCGGCGAACACGCCCAATGCCGCCGTCATCCTGATGGAATTGCGCCTGCCGCGCGCCGTCCTTGCGCTGGTCATCGGGTCGGGCCTCGGAGCCGCAGGCGCCGCGATGCAAGGCTACCTGAGAAACCCGCTCGCTGATCCGGGGCTGTTCGGGATTGCACCCGGCGCAGCGCTGGGCGCGGTGCTCGCACTGTTTCTTGCCAGCCGCGGGGCGGGCATCGACACGGCGCATGTGCTGCCGATCTTCGCGCTGGCCGGGGGGGCGGGTGCGATGGCGCTGCTGGTCCTGATCGCGGGGCGCAGCGGCGGCATCGCGCTGTTCACGCTTGCCGGCTTGATGGTCGCGAGCCTCGCCGGCGCGCTGACGAGCCTGGTCATCTCGATGGCACCCAATGCCTTTGCCATGGGGGAGATCGTGAGCTGGCTGATGGGCGCGCTGACGGATCGCGGGTGGAGCGATGTGTGGCTCGCCGCGCCACTGACGATGGTCGGGATCGTGCTGCTGCGGCTTGCCGGACCTTCGCTCGACGCGATGATGCTCGGCGAGGCCGCTGGCCGTTCGCTCGGCGTTCGCCCCGCGCTGGTGCAGGCGCTGCTGGTGCTCGGCACCGGACTGACCGTCGGCAGCGGGGTCGCGGTCGCCGGTATCATCGGCTTCGTCGGACTGATGGTACCGCATCTCGTGCGCCCGTTCACCGATCGCCGGCCGTCCCGGCTGATAGCGCCGAGTGCGCTTGCGGGCGGCCTCATGCTGCTGCTGGCCGACATGGTGGTGCGGGTGCTGCCACTGGTGACCGAATTGCGGCTCGGCATCGCGCTCAGCCTGCTGGGTGCGCCGTTTTTCCTCGCGCTGCTGCTGCGGATGCGCAGGGGGCTGGCATGA